One part of the Desulfonema ishimotonii genome encodes these proteins:
- the glyQ gene encoding glycine--tRNA ligase subunit alpha, with the protein MKFQEIILSLQKFWAEKGCVLVQPYDMEVGAGTFHPQTLLKALGPEPWRVAYVQPSRRPTDGRYGENPNRLQHYYQFQVLLKPSPLNVQDLYLESMKTLGIDALEHDIRFVEDDWESPTLGAAGLGWEVWLDGMEITQFTYFQLCGSIELHPISVELTYGLERIAMYLQGVDNVYDLQWNDTVTYGQVYHQQEVEQSTYNFEVADVEMLLGFFNQYEGEARRAIEKGLVLPAYEYCLKCSHTFNLLDARGAISVTERTGYIGRIRNIARACAREYLNQREAMGFPLMK; encoded by the coding sequence ATGAAATTTCAGGAAATTATCTTATCTTTGCAGAAATTCTGGGCTGAAAAGGGCTGCGTCCTGGTCCAGCCCTATGATATGGAAGTCGGCGCAGGCACCTTTCATCCCCAGACCCTGCTCAAGGCCCTGGGGCCGGAGCCGTGGCGTGTGGCCTATGTGCAGCCCTCCCGGCGGCCCACGGACGGGCGCTACGGTGAAAACCCCAACCGCCTCCAGCACTACTACCAGTTTCAGGTCCTCCTGAAACCCTCCCCCCTGAATGTTCAGGATCTCTACCTGGAGAGCATGAAAACCCTGGGGATCGACGCGCTCGAACACGACATCCGCTTTGTGGAGGATGACTGGGAATCCCCGACCCTCGGGGCTGCCGGGCTGGGCTGGGAGGTCTGGCTGGACGGCATGGAAATCACCCAGTTCACCTACTTTCAGCTGTGCGGCAGCATCGAACTCCACCCCATCTCCGTGGAGCTGACCTACGGCCTGGAGCGCATCGCCATGTACCTCCAGGGGGTGGACAATGTCTATGACCTGCAATGGAACGACACCGTGACCTACGGCCAGGTCTATCACCAGCAGGAGGTGGAGCAGTCCACCTACAACTTCGAGGTCGCCGACGTGGAGATGCTGCTCGGTTTTTTCAACCAGTACGAAGGCGAGGCCCGGCGGGCCATTGAAAAGGGGCTGGTGCTGCCTGCCTATGAATACTGCCTGAAATGCTCCCACACGTTCAACCTCCTGGACGCGCGGGGGGCCATCAGCGTGACCGAGCGGACCGGCTACATCGGACGGATACGCAATATTGCCAGGGCCTGTGCCAGAGAATATTTGAATCAGCGGGAAGCCATGGGATTTCCGTTAATGAAATAA
- a CDS encoding SurA N-terminal domain-containing protein, whose amino-acid sequence MKLISAIWILLLVLTGCARPEAESAPDFLIRVGSSIMTPAEFDRAFEVCKTSYDYEQLDAPEALKAAKLRFLREMIEQLTLTERARELQLTISDAELGTAVKEMQSGYPEGEFKKSLLESALSYRAWRDGLRTRMLMEKVVRKDLAETLPLSPQEIEAFRVAQKTGKKTKDRAAAEAPDDPVVEAHLRREKTEASYPGWVETLRKRYTVQINRERLEELLNS is encoded by the coding sequence ATGAAACTGATCTCAGCTATATGGATACTCCTGCTGGTCCTTACGGGGTGCGCCAGACCGGAGGCCGAATCCGCGCCGGACTTCCTGATCCGGGTCGGCAGCAGCATCATGACGCCCGCTGAGTTCGACCGGGCCTTTGAGGTCTGTAAGACATCCTATGATTACGAGCAATTGGATGCGCCGGAGGCGTTGAAAGCGGCCAAACTCCGGTTTCTGAGGGAAATGATCGAGCAGCTGACGCTGACGGAGCGGGCCAGGGAGCTGCAACTCACCATCTCCGATGCCGAACTCGGCACGGCAGTGAAAGAGATGCAGAGCGGATATCCCGAAGGGGAATTTAAAAAATCCCTGCTGGAGTCGGCCCTCTCCTACAGGGCCTGGCGGGACGGATTGCGGACCCGTATGCTGATGGAAAAGGTGGTCCGGAAGGATTTGGCCGAAACGCTGCCCCTCTCCCCGCAGGAGATCGAGGCGTTCCGGGTGGCGCAGAAGACGGGCAAAAAAACAAAGGACAGGGCGGCAGCGGAAGCACCGGATGATCCGGTTGTCGAAGCGCATCTGCGCCGGGAAAAGACCGAAGCATCGTATCCGGGCTGGGTGGAAACCCTCAGAAAGAGATACACGGTTCAGATCAACCGGGAAAGACTGGAAGAGCTCCTCAACTCCTGA
- a CDS encoding DNA adenine methylase — protein sequence MNKIAVPPIKCQGIKTKLVPWIKAIIPDDFTGKWIEPFAGSGVVAYNIRPKKALLCDTNPHLIKFYNSIKDGRITSDLVRSFLEAEGAKLRKEGQDYYYEVRERFNTDKEPLDFLFLNRSCFNGMIRFNKKGGFNVPFCRKPRRFEKAYVTKIVNQVAHVQTLLQYHDFEFRCQDFELTVTNASGEDMIYCDPPYIGRHVDYYNGWDETHEIRLSEVLDKSGSRFILSTWHSNDYRENKYLKTIWRKFNILTREHFYHIGGFEKNRNPMLEALVTNFKAVYMEEPEKTAEQLTLFEKRQN from the coding sequence ATGAATAAGATAGCCGTCCCGCCTATTAAGTGTCAGGGAATAAAGACAAAGCTTGTGCCCTGGATCAAAGCAATTATTCCTGATGACTTTACGGGAAAATGGATAGAACCGTTTGCGGGTTCCGGTGTCGTCGCCTATAATATCAGGCCGAAAAAAGCCCTTTTGTGTGACACAAATCCCCATTTAATAAAATTTTATAATTCGATAAAAGATGGCAGAATCACCAGTGATCTTGTCAGAAGTTTTCTTGAAGCAGAGGGGGCGAAACTCAGAAAAGAAGGGCAGGATTATTATTATGAAGTAAGAGAACGGTTTAACACAGATAAAGAGCCTCTGGATTTTCTTTTTCTGAACCGTTCCTGCTTCAACGGCATGATACGATTCAACAAAAAGGGCGGGTTCAATGTTCCCTTTTGCCGAAAACCCCGGAGATTTGAAAAGGCATATGTAACCAAAATCGTCAATCAGGTTGCACACGTCCAGACGCTGCTGCAATACCATGATTTTGAGTTCAGGTGTCAGGATTTTGAACTGACGGTCACGAATGCGTCGGGTGAGGATATGATTTATTGCGATCCCCCTTATATCGGGCGGCATGTTGATTATTATAACGGCTGGGATGAAACGCATGAAATCAGACTCAGCGAAGTCCTTGATAAATCCGGGAGCAGGTTCATCTTATCCACCTGGCACAGCAATGACTATCGTGAAAACAAATATCTGAAGACCATCTGGCGCAAGTTCAATATCCTGACCAGAGAACATTTTTATCACATCGGAGGCTTTGAAAAAAACAGAAACCCCATGTTGGAGGCATTGGTAACAAATTTCAAAGCGGTTTACATGGAGGAACCGGAGAAAACAGCGGAGCAGCTTACGCTTTTTGAAAAACGGCAGAACTGA
- a CDS encoding GHMP family kinase ATP-binding protein: MSDKMRNILTSQPVEASAPCRADMGGTLDISTFYYPLRHLNPCTFNIALGLRTRVRLRPCDEGMVRVSSEGIGSAEYPLDQAPFDHPLGLMFAIAAYFRAEGVHIEVDSASPPRSALGGSSVAAVALIGAFSSLFRKMGAYRDLYRREIAILAHALEECVAGVPCGLQDQLAAAYGGVNAWQWYGRVKEAVFEREVMIKKKRVADFEKHILVAYCGVPHVSADINGQWVRQFLNGRDRVRWAEIIRITQQFIGAIKAGNYGDAIDAMNRETAIRREMTPDVVDEIGAALVETALEKGCGARFTGAGGGGCIWALGETGNIDSLRAAWEKVLSEREEACLLDTGIDSDGLTLPIL, translated from the coding sequence ATGTCTGATAAAATGAGAAATATTCTGACGTCACAGCCTGTTGAAGCCTCTGCGCCGTGCCGGGCGGACATGGGGGGAACGCTGGATATCAGCACCTTTTACTATCCGCTCCGGCATCTCAACCCCTGCACCTTCAATATCGCCCTCGGCCTGCGGACCCGCGTCCGGCTCCGCCCCTGTGACGAGGGGATGGTCCGGGTTTCCTCAGAGGGGATCGGGAGCGCGGAATACCCCCTTGACCAGGCCCCCTTTGACCATCCCCTGGGCCTGATGTTCGCCATTGCGGCTTATTTCCGGGCGGAGGGGGTCCACATCGAGGTGGACTCCGCGTCCCCGCCGCGCAGCGCACTGGGCGGATCATCCGTGGCTGCGGTGGCCCTGATCGGGGCCTTTTCCAGTCTCTTCAGAAAAATGGGGGCGTACCGGGATCTCTACCGCCGGGAGATCGCCATCCTCGCCCATGCGCTGGAGGAGTGCGTGGCAGGCGTGCCCTGCGGACTCCAGGACCAGCTGGCGGCCGCCTACGGCGGGGTCAATGCCTGGCAGTGGTATGGCCGGGTCAAGGAGGCCGTGTTTGAGCGGGAGGTCATGATAAAAAAGAAACGGGTGGCCGACTTTGAAAAACATATACTGGTGGCCTATTGCGGGGTGCCCCATGTGTCTGCGGATATCAATGGCCAGTGGGTGCGGCAGTTTCTCAATGGCCGGGACCGGGTCCGGTGGGCGGAGATCATCCGCATCACCCAGCAGTTCATCGGGGCCATAAAGGCGGGCAATTACGGGGACGCCATCGACGCCATGAACCGGGAGACCGCCATCCGGCGCGAGATGACCCCCGATGTGGTGGATGAGATCGGCGCGGCCCTGGTGGAGACGGCCCTGGAAAAGGGATGCGGCGCGCGGTTTACGGGTGCGGGCGGCGGGGGCTGCATCTGGGCGCTGGGCGAGACCGGAAATATTGACAGCCTGCGGGCGGCGTGGGAAAAGGTGCTCTCCGAACGGGAAGAGGCCTGCCTGCTGGATACCGGGATTGATTCAGACGGACTGACATTGCCCATATTATAG
- the recO gene encoding DNA repair protein RecO — MGMPDFFSTEAIMLRRTAYGDYDLILTFFSEERGKVAVMAKSARKHTRRFSPVLFEPLSVLHIVCHTGRGRLPVLQEATLTQPQSKTRTDIQKMAYAGYWSELLNGWLEENAPRERLYTLFREVLSATDRLPPGLLSLFFQMKLMALSGLVPDLSCCVQCRTAPDAISDALFFPDPARGGVRCARCAGPDQRPCLSRGTLRQLQWMTCQDLQRAGRIRLTPRSLEEGLAFAEAFVPYHLGKTPQSLRVLHQIRRRP, encoded by the coding sequence ATGGGGATGCCGGATTTTTTCTCCACCGAAGCCATCATGCTCCGCCGGACTGCCTATGGCGACTACGATCTGATTCTCACTTTTTTTTCAGAGGAACGGGGCAAAGTGGCCGTGATGGCCAAATCTGCCAGGAAGCACACCCGGCGGTTTTCACCGGTACTCTTTGAGCCGCTTTCCGTGCTGCACATTGTCTGCCATACCGGCAGGGGCAGGCTTCCGGTTTTACAGGAGGCCACATTAACACAGCCGCAAAGCAAAACCCGGACCGATATTCAGAAGATGGCCTATGCCGGTTACTGGTCGGAACTGCTGAACGGGTGGCTGGAAGAAAATGCCCCCCGGGAGCGTCTTTATACGCTGTTTCGGGAAGTGTTAAGCGCCACGGACCGGCTGCCGCCGGGCCTGTTAAGCCTCTTCTTCCAGATGAAACTGATGGCGCTCTCCGGACTTGTGCCGGATCTCTCCTGCTGTGTGCAGTGCCGGACCGCCCCGGATGCGATTTCGGACGCCCTGTTTTTCCCGGACCCGGCACGGGGCGGGGTGCGGTGTGCCCGATGTGCGGGGCCGGACCAGCGGCCCTGTCTCTCCCGGGGCACCCTTCGCCAGTTGCAGTGGATGACGTGCCAGGATCTGCAAAGAGCCGGGAGAATCCGGCTTACCCCCCGGTCCTTGGAAGAGGGGCTGGCCTTTGCCGAGGCCTTTGTACCCTACCATCTGGGAAAAACCCCGCAGAGCCTCAGGGTTCTGCATCAGATACGGAGGAGACCATGA
- a CDS encoding addiction module toxin RelE, with amino-acid sequence MSFKIIPTGHFKDQVRSLMRKYPRIRQDLRELDRILRENPYAGVSLGQHAHKLRLGSADMARGKRGGYRVITYVNDGAGKIRLLTIYAKPRKADISDAEIKYILEKEGML; translated from the coding sequence ATGAGCTTTAAAATTATTCCCACCGGGCATTTTAAGGATCAGGTCCGGTCGCTGATGCGAAAATACCCCCGAATCCGGCAGGATCTCAGGGAACTGGACCGAATCCTCCGGGAAAACCCGTATGCCGGGGTGTCTCTGGGGCAGCACGCCCATAAGCTCCGGCTGGGCAGCGCCGATATGGCCCGGGGGAAGCGGGGCGGATACCGGGTGATCACCTATGTCAACGACGGGGCCGGGAAGATTCGCCTGCTGACCATTTACGCCAAGCCCAGAAAGGCGGATATAAGTGATGCGGAAATAAAATATATACTGGAAAAGGAGGGTATGCTGTAA
- a CDS encoding peptidylprolyl isomerase, which produces MRKNDRTMTAKYCLARLGGLILGAVWMVVAMCPPAGAEMVDRIVAVVNDEVISFFELNRMLRPYTEKIKTLNYPPEQELLMLRKVRADLLSQMIDQKLTDQETERARIKVSEADVDQAIERIKRSGNYTDQELAEGLRQEGFTVYEYRDRLREQILRAKLVSLRIKSKIVITEDDVMDYYEAHADDFRGGKKYHLRNILMRVSPYAADAEKKAIRQKMTAIRRQISAGKSFESMARKYSQTSLAEEGGDLGVFSFAKLSPQLQKAIKSLKKGQMTSVLDTEQGYQLFYIEEVIDTPEKSLEAAMPEIEEKLFNQIVDERFRSWLSELRENSYIRIME; this is translated from the coding sequence ATGAGAAAAAACGATCGGACTATGACAGCGAAATATTGCCTCGCCCGGCTGGGGGGCCTGATTCTGGGGGCCGTATGGATGGTGGTGGCGATGTGTCCGCCGGCCGGTGCCGAGATGGTGGACCGGATTGTTGCGGTCGTCAACGATGAGGTGATCTCGTTTTTTGAGCTGAACCGGATGCTCAGGCCGTATACGGAAAAGATCAAGACCCTCAACTATCCGCCGGAACAGGAGCTGCTGATGCTCCGGAAGGTCCGGGCGGATCTGCTCAGCCAGATGATTGACCAGAAACTGACCGACCAGGAGACAGAGCGGGCCCGGATCAAGGTGAGTGAGGCCGACGTGGACCAGGCCATCGAACGGATAAAGCGCTCCGGAAACTATACAGACCAGGAGCTGGCCGAAGGCCTTCGCCAGGAGGGATTTACGGTGTATGAATACCGTGACCGCCTCAGAGAACAGATCCTGCGGGCCAAGCTGGTCAGCCTCAGAATCAAATCCAAGATTGTCATCACCGAAGACGATGTCATGGATTATTACGAAGCCCATGCGGATGATTTCCGGGGGGGGAAGAAATATCATCTCAGAAATATCCTGATGCGGGTGTCGCCCTATGCGGCTGATGCGGAGAAAAAGGCGATCCGCCAGAAGATGACGGCGATCCGCAGGCAGATCAGCGCAGGCAAATCCTTTGAAAGTATGGCCCGTAAATACTCTCAGACCTCTCTGGCCGAAGAGGGGGGCGATCTGGGTGTCTTTTCGTTTGCAAAGCTGTCCCCCCAGTTGCAGAAGGCGATCAAATCGCTGAAAAAGGGGCAGATGACGTCCGTGCTGGATACGGAGCAGGGATATCAGCTGTTTTACATCGAAGAGGTGATCGACACGCCTGAGAAATCTCTGGAAGCCGCAATGCCGGAGATCGAGGAAAAGCTGTTCAACCAGATTGTCGATGAACGGTTCCGGTCATGGCTCAGCGAGCTGCGTGAAAATTCCTACATCCGGATTATGGAGTAA
- the glyS gene encoding glycine--tRNA ligase subunit beta, with amino-acid sequence MKTLLFEIGAEEIPAGYIEPALDALSSQVLKKLTDARIGHGSARVFGTPRRLALEVADVAEMQESVTVEVMGPPEKVGFDENGAPKVPAEKFAEKAGVAVGELKIKETPKGRYLCAEVTEPALETPKILADALPEIMTRIPFPKTMKWGSLHVAFARPVHWIVALLGETVIPFTFGDIESGNRTYGHRFLSPEAIEIRRPDEYADKLREAGVIADLDERRQMLVTAVNQVAAEMGGEILPDEALVDTVKNLVEYPAVVAGKFDAEFLEVPDEVLITAMREHQKYFAVADSSGKLMPGFIVANNTRAKDMSLVATGHERVLRARLSDAQFFFRGDADTAMEAWVEKLKKVLFQAKLGSVHEKVIRVRQLAEYLADEIGPEGGDLKQKASRAAWLCKADLVSQVVIEFTKLQGVMGRIYAGMAGEDAEVATAIEEHYRPTYSGGPLPETLTGAIVAIADKMDSICGCFSVGLIPTGGADPYALRRQGIGVLQILHEKGFSFSLTGLIEKSVSLFADKSDRDAGETVAGVYDFLKNRVAHILEDEGFSRDVIVAVADVTVDHVPHVWDRVGALEKLKAEPDFEPLAIAFKRIVNIIRKSEVGDIPDTVDEALFEDATESGLYAAFQEVAGKVRENLVRGAFDQALLDIASLKGPVDRFFDDVMVMAEDEKLRNNRLALLRQMAEMFGQFADFSKIST; translated from the coding sequence ATGAAGACATTACTGTTTGAAATCGGAGCAGAGGAAATTCCGGCCGGTTATATCGAACCGGCACTGGATGCGTTGTCATCGCAGGTGCTGAAAAAACTGACAGATGCCCGCATCGGCCACGGGTCTGCCCGCGTGTTCGGAACCCCCCGGCGGCTCGCCCTTGAGGTGGCGGATGTGGCGGAGATGCAGGAATCCGTGACCGTTGAGGTGATGGGACCGCCCGAGAAGGTCGGGTTTGACGAAAACGGCGCGCCCAAAGTGCCTGCCGAGAAGTTCGCGGAAAAAGCGGGCGTTGCCGTGGGCGAGCTGAAAATCAAAGAGACCCCCAAGGGGCGGTATCTGTGCGCGGAAGTGACCGAACCGGCCCTGGAAACCCCGAAGATCCTGGCCGACGCCCTGCCGGAGATCATGACCCGCATCCCCTTTCCCAAAACAATGAAATGGGGATCGCTCCACGTCGCCTTTGCCCGGCCCGTCCACTGGATCGTGGCCCTGCTGGGGGAGACCGTGATTCCCTTTACCTTTGGCGATATTGAGAGCGGCAACCGCACTTACGGCCACCGGTTTCTCAGCCCGGAGGCCATTGAGATCCGAAGGCCGGACGAGTACGCGGACAAACTCCGGGAAGCCGGTGTCATCGCCGATCTGGACGAGCGCCGCCAGATGCTCGTAACGGCGGTGAACCAGGTGGCCGCAGAGATGGGGGGCGAGATTCTCCCGGATGAGGCGCTGGTGGACACGGTCAAAAACCTGGTGGAGTACCCGGCCGTGGTGGCCGGGAAGTTCGACGCGGAGTTTCTGGAGGTGCCGGACGAGGTGCTGATCACGGCCATGCGGGAGCATCAGAAATACTTTGCCGTGGCCGACAGCAGCGGCAAACTCATGCCCGGCTTCATCGTGGCCAACAACACGCGGGCAAAGGACATGAGTCTGGTGGCGACCGGCCATGAGCGGGTACTCCGGGCGCGGCTCTCCGATGCCCAGTTTTTCTTCCGGGGAGATGCCGACACCGCTATGGAAGCGTGGGTGGAGAAGCTGAAAAAGGTGCTGTTCCAGGCCAAGCTGGGGTCGGTCCACGAAAAGGTGATCCGGGTGCGGCAACTGGCCGAATATCTGGCCGACGAGATCGGGCCGGAAGGCGGCGATCTGAAGCAGAAGGCGTCGCGGGCCGCGTGGCTCTGCAAGGCCGATCTGGTGAGCCAGGTGGTGATCGAGTTCACCAAGCTCCAGGGCGTCATGGGCCGGATCTACGCGGGCATGGCCGGTGAGGATGCGGAGGTGGCGACCGCCATTGAGGAACACTACCGGCCCACCTATTCGGGCGGACCGCTGCCGGAGACCCTGACCGGGGCCATTGTGGCCATTGCGGACAAAATGGATTCCATCTGCGGCTGCTTCAGCGTGGGGCTGATTCCCACGGGCGGGGCCGATCCCTACGCCCTCCGCCGTCAGGGCATCGGCGTGCTTCAGATCCTGCACGAAAAGGGGTTTTCCTTTTCCCTGACCGGGCTGATTGAGAAGAGCGTCTCCCTGTTTGCGGACAAGAGCGACCGGGATGCGGGCGAGACCGTTGCCGGGGTGTATGATTTCCTGAAGAACCGCGTGGCCCATATTCTGGAGGACGAGGGCTTTTCCCGGGATGTGATCGTGGCCGTGGCCGATGTGACCGTGGACCATGTGCCCCATGTGTGGGACCGGGTGGGGGCGCTGGAAAAGCTGAAGGCCGAGCCGGATTTCGAGCCGCTGGCCATCGCGTTCAAGCGGATCGTCAATATCATTCGGAAGAGCGAGGTGGGCGATATTCCCGATACCGTGGATGAGGCGCTGTTTGAGGATGCGACGGAGTCCGGCCTGTATGCGGCCTTTCAGGAGGTGGCGGGCAAGGTGCGGGAGAATCTGGTCCGGGGCGCGTTTGATCAGGCCCTGCTGGATATCGCATCGCTCAAGGGGCCGGTGGACCGCTTTTTTGATGATGTGATGGTCATGGCCGAGGATGAAAAGCTGCGGAACAACCGTCTGGCGCTGCTGCGGCAGATGGCGGAGATGTTCGGCCAGTTCGCGGATTTCTCCAAGATTTCCACCTGA